Proteins encoded within one genomic window of Nonomuraea gerenzanensis:
- a CDS encoding DUF305 domain-containing protein, with product MRAALVVVVALAVALAGCSSDPAPQAPRAGSSAPVIAPGRPGEQAKTLSPQEAATAVPSPTANAADVKYVQDMIVHHRQAVDMALLAPNRAQSAKLKSLADRIQDVQGPEIQYMSTWLREQEQTVPDHHARHEGMPGMATPEQLEALRAAEGAEFDRMFLQLMIDHHLGAIEMSKQVLTGGSHIRIEELATDVSVEQAAEIRRMQEMQAAA from the coding sequence GTGCGCGCTGCGCTCGTCGTCGTCGTGGCCTTGGCCGTCGCCCTCGCCGGTTGCAGCTCCGACCCGGCCCCGCAGGCTCCCAGGGCCGGCTCCTCGGCCCCGGTGATCGCACCGGGACGCCCTGGTGAGCAGGCCAAGACCCTCTCCCCGCAGGAGGCCGCCACCGCCGTGCCCTCCCCCACGGCCAACGCCGCGGACGTGAAGTACGTCCAGGACATGATCGTCCATCACCGGCAGGCCGTGGACATGGCGCTGCTCGCCCCGAACCGCGCGCAGTCCGCCAAGCTCAAGAGCCTGGCCGACCGGATCCAGGACGTGCAGGGGCCCGAGATCCAGTACATGTCCACCTGGCTGCGGGAGCAGGAGCAGACGGTGCCCGACCACCACGCCCGTCACGAGGGCATGCCGGGCATGGCGACGCCCGAGCAGCTGGAGGCGTTGCGGGCGGCCGAGGGGGCGGAGTTCGACCGGATGTTCCTGCAGCTCATGATCGATCACCATCTGGGGGCGATCGAGATGTCGAAGCAGGTGCTGACCGGCGGGTCGCACATCAGGATCGAGGAGCTGGCCACCGACGTCAGCGTGGAGCAGGCGGCCGAGATCCGGCGCATGCAGGAGATGCAGGCCGCCGCCTGA
- a CDS encoding DUF3499 domain-containing protein — protein sequence MSPVRRCSRTACSQPAVFTLTYVYADSTAVLGPLATYAEPHCYDLCAEHAERLTAPRGWEVVRLPTDGASPSSDDLEALANAVREAARPTSPGGGEPVGQGVEVSRRGHLRVLRSAQQHRDR from the coding sequence GTGAGCCCCGTCCGACGCTGTTCCCGCACAGCCTGCAGCCAGCCTGCCGTCTTCACGCTCACGTACGTATACGCCGACTCGACCGCTGTTCTCGGCCCTCTGGCGACGTACGCGGAGCCACACTGCTATGACCTGTGCGCCGAACACGCCGAGCGGCTGACCGCCCCCCGCGGCTGGGAGGTGGTGCGGCTGCCGACGGACGGCGCCTCGCCCAGCTCCGACGATCTCGAAGCGCTGGCCAATGCGGTCAGGGAGGCCGCCCGGCCCACGTCGCCCGGTGGAGGTGAGCCGGTCGGCCAGGGCGTCGAGGTGAGCCGTCGCGGGCACCTGCGTGTTCTGAGATCGGCCCAGCAGCACCGCGACCGGTAG
- a CDS encoding adenosylhomocysteinase, whose protein sequence is MDLSESGERQISWAARSMPVLTAIGERFAAERPLDGLRIAACLHVTAETAVLLGALKAGGAQIALAASNPLSTQDDVAEALRGYGIAVHARAGVDRATYYRHIHQALDLAPELVLDDGCDLVNILHTERTDLLDGVTGGCEETTTGIIRLRQMAAEEALRFPVVAVNDTRTKRMFDNRYGTGQSTLDGIMRATNTMLAGRTVVVAGFGFCGRGVAERAKGFGARVIVTEIDAVKALDATLQGYEVRPMAQAALLGDLFVTVTGNRDVIRAEHLSVMRDGAILANAGHFDVEIDVRALDELAHEVHRGVRPNTDEYVMPDGRRLLLLAEGRLVNLTAAEGHPAAVMDMSFSAQALAVAWLAGERANLAPGVYDVPEEIDHEVARLKLAAAGIGIDLLTAEQEDYLHSWRVGS, encoded by the coding sequence ATGGACCTCAGTGAAAGCGGTGAGCGGCAGATCTCCTGGGCCGCCCGCTCGATGCCGGTGCTCACGGCGATCGGGGAGCGGTTCGCCGCGGAGCGACCGCTCGACGGGCTGAGGATCGCGGCCTGCCTGCACGTCACCGCCGAGACCGCCGTGCTGCTGGGGGCGCTGAAGGCGGGCGGAGCGCAGATCGCGCTGGCCGCCTCCAACCCGCTGTCCACGCAGGACGACGTCGCCGAGGCGCTCAGAGGCTACGGGATCGCCGTGCACGCCCGCGCCGGGGTCGATCGGGCGACCTACTACCGGCACATCCACCAGGCGCTCGACCTGGCCCCCGAGCTGGTGCTCGACGACGGCTGTGACCTGGTGAACATCCTGCACACCGAGCGTACGGACCTGCTCGACGGGGTCACCGGCGGGTGCGAGGAGACCACGACCGGGATCATCCGGCTGCGGCAGATGGCGGCCGAGGAGGCGTTGCGGTTCCCCGTCGTGGCCGTGAACGACACTCGCACCAAGCGCATGTTCGACAACCGGTACGGCACCGGCCAGTCCACGCTGGACGGCATCATGCGGGCCACCAACACCATGCTCGCGGGGCGCACCGTGGTGGTGGCCGGGTTCGGGTTCTGCGGGCGGGGCGTGGCCGAGCGGGCCAAGGGGTTCGGCGCCCGCGTCATCGTCACCGAGATCGACGCCGTGAAGGCGCTGGACGCGACCCTGCAGGGCTACGAGGTGCGGCCGATGGCGCAGGCCGCGCTGCTCGGCGACCTGTTCGTCACCGTGACGGGCAACCGCGACGTGATCAGGGCCGAGCACCTGTCCGTGATGCGTGACGGGGCGATCCTGGCCAACGCGGGGCACTTCGACGTGGAGATCGACGTGCGGGCCCTGGACGAGCTGGCCCACGAGGTGCACAGGGGCGTACGGCCCAACACCGACGAGTACGTCATGCCCGACGGGCGGCGGCTCCTGCTGCTGGCCGAGGGGCGGCTGGTGAACCTCACGGCGGCCGAGGGGCATCCGGCGGCCGTCATGGACATGTCGTTCTCCGCACAGGCGCTCGCCGTGGCGTGGCTCGCCGGCGAGCGGGCGAACCTGGCGCCCGGCGTCTACGACGTGCCCGAGGAGATCGACCACGAGGTGGCCAGGCTCAAGCTGGCCGCCGCAGGCATCGGCATCGACCTGCTGACGGCCGAGCAGGAGGACTACCTGCACTCCTGGCGCGTGGGCTCCTGA
- a CDS encoding Trm112 family protein codes for MKIDDWLLEILACPACKAPLRAENEAEELVCTGCGLIYPVRDDIPVLLVDEARKP; via the coding sequence GTGAAGATCGACGACTGGCTGCTGGAGATCCTCGCCTGCCCGGCGTGCAAGGCCCCGCTGCGGGCCGAGAACGAGGCGGAGGAGCTCGTCTGCACCGGCTGCGGCCTGATCTACCCGGTCCGGGATGACATTCCCGTCCTGCTCGTCGATGAGGCCAGGAAGCCGTGA
- a CDS encoding epoxide hydrolase family protein: MTEDAAIRPFRIEIPQAQLDELHARLAATRWPDELPGVGWSYGVPTSYAKQLAEYWRTGFDWRAAEARLNAFPQFTTSIDGQRVHFVHARSPEPDALPLIITHGWPGSVAEFLNVIGPLTDPAAHGGDRSDAFHVVAPSIPGFGFSGPTTETGWDLERVARAWARLMERLGYPRYGAQGGDSGSVISPMLGRAAPQHVVGVHVNGALGFPTGDPAELAALTPAELARLDQYQDQDGAGYAIIQATRPQTLAFGLHDSPAGQLAWIAEKFKEWTDPARDLPEDAVDRDELLTDVSIYWFTETAASAARLYKEGQKGWGAVAEYSALPHGVAVFPGDGGVRRIAEREHNVVHWSEFDRGGHFAAMEAPDLLVDDIRAFFRPLR; the protein is encoded by the coding sequence ATGACCGAAGACGCAGCCATTCGTCCCTTCCGCATCGAGATCCCGCAGGCGCAGCTCGACGAGCTGCACGCCCGGCTGGCGGCGACCCGCTGGCCGGACGAGCTGCCCGGGGTGGGCTGGTCCTACGGGGTCCCCACGAGCTATGCCAAGCAACTGGCCGAATACTGGCGCACCGGCTTCGACTGGCGGGCCGCCGAGGCCAGGCTGAACGCCTTTCCGCAGTTCACGACGTCCATCGACGGCCAGCGCGTGCACTTCGTGCATGCCCGCTCGCCCGAGCCGGACGCGCTGCCGCTGATCATCACGCACGGCTGGCCGGGCTCCGTCGCGGAGTTCCTGAACGTCATCGGCCCGCTCACCGATCCGGCGGCACACGGCGGCGACCGATCCGACGCCTTCCACGTCGTCGCCCCGTCGATCCCCGGCTTCGGCTTCTCGGGGCCCACCACCGAGACCGGCTGGGACCTGGAGCGGGTCGCGCGGGCGTGGGCGCGGCTGATGGAGCGGCTCGGCTACCCCCGCTACGGCGCCCAGGGCGGCGACAGCGGCTCGGTGATCTCGCCGATGCTCGGCCGCGCCGCCCCGCAGCACGTGGTCGGCGTGCACGTCAACGGCGCCCTCGGCTTCCCCACCGGCGACCCGGCCGAGCTGGCCGCGCTCACCCCCGCCGAGCTGGCCCGCCTCGACCAGTACCAGGACCAGGACGGCGCCGGCTACGCGATCATCCAGGCCACCCGGCCGCAGACCCTCGCGTTCGGGCTGCACGACTCGCCCGCGGGGCAGCTCGCGTGGATCGCGGAGAAGTTCAAGGAGTGGACGGATCCGGCCCGTGACCTGCCCGAGGACGCGGTGGACCGGGACGAGCTGCTCACCGACGTGAGCATCTACTGGTTCACCGAGACCGCGGCCTCGGCCGCCCGCCTCTACAAGGAGGGGCAGAAGGGCTGGGGCGCGGTGGCCGAGTACTCGGCGCTGCCGCACGGCGTCGCCGTCTTCCCCGGGGACGGCGGGGTCCGGCGGATCGCGGAGCGGGAGCACAACGTCGTGCACTGGTCGGAGTTCGACCGGGGCGGCCACTTCGCCGCGATGGAGGCGCCCGATCTGCTCGTGGACGACATCAGGGCCTTCTTCCGCCCCCTGCGCTGA
- a CDS encoding phosphomannomutase/phosphoglucomutase, whose translation MGDLAKIFKAYDVRGVVPDELDEPTAEAVGAAFVEVTGAESVVVAHDMRESSPLLAEAFIRGARSRRADVVHAGLGSTDLLYYASGSLGLPGVMFTASHNPARYNGMKMCRSGAVPIGGDTGLTEIRDRAAELVGVTATPSGSLIEKDLLQGYADHLRGLVDLSGIRPLKVVVDAGNGMGGHTVPAVFEGLPIELTPLYFELDGSFPNHEANPLEPGNLVDLQRAVLDSGADLGLAFDGDADRCWVIDERGESVSPSAITALVAVRELAKYPGATIIHNLITSLGVPEIVREHGGVPVRTRVGHSFIKAEMARSGAVFGGEHSAHYYFRDFWFADSGMLAAMHVLAALGEQERPLSQVVGAYARYHASGEVNSEVSDQAEALRRVREAFAGRGEFDELDGLTVSGPDWWFNLRPSNTEPLLRLNAEAADESKMTAIRDEVLAIVGKVSE comes from the coding sequence GTGGGCGACCTCGCCAAGATCTTCAAAGCGTACGACGTTCGCGGGGTGGTGCCCGACGAGCTGGACGAGCCTACCGCCGAGGCCGTGGGGGCGGCGTTCGTCGAGGTGACAGGGGCTGAGTCGGTGGTGGTCGCGCACGACATGCGCGAGTCGTCCCCGCTGCTGGCCGAGGCGTTCATCAGGGGCGCCCGCTCGCGCCGTGCCGACGTGGTGCACGCCGGGCTGGGCTCGACCGACCTGCTCTACTACGCCAGCGGCAGCCTGGGGCTGCCCGGGGTGATGTTCACCGCCAGCCACAATCCGGCCCGCTACAACGGCATGAAGATGTGCCGGTCGGGCGCGGTGCCGATCGGCGGCGACACGGGGCTCACGGAAATCCGCGACAGGGCGGCGGAGCTGGTCGGGGTGACGGCCACGCCCAGCGGATCGCTGATCGAGAAGGACCTGCTCCAGGGCTATGCCGACCATCTGCGCGGGCTGGTGGACCTGAGCGGCATCAGGCCGCTGAAGGTGGTCGTCGACGCGGGCAACGGCATGGGCGGCCACACCGTGCCCGCCGTGTTCGAGGGCCTGCCGATCGAGCTGACGCCCCTGTACTTCGAGCTCGACGGCTCCTTCCCCAACCACGAGGCCAACCCGCTGGAGCCCGGCAACCTGGTGGACCTGCAGCGGGCGGTCCTCGACAGCGGCGCCGACCTCGGGCTCGCCTTCGACGGCGACGCCGACCGGTGCTGGGTGATCGACGAGCGGGGCGAGTCGGTGTCCCCGTCGGCGATCACGGCCCTGGTCGCGGTGCGCGAGCTGGCCAAGTATCCCGGTGCGACGATCATCCACAACCTGATCACGTCCCTCGGCGTGCCGGAGATCGTGCGCGAGCACGGCGGCGTGCCGGTGCGCACGCGGGTGGGGCACTCCTTCATCAAGGCCGAGATGGCCAGGTCGGGCGCGGTGTTCGGCGGCGAGCACTCGGCCCACTACTACTTCAGGGACTTCTGGTTCGCCGACTCCGGGATGCTGGCCGCCATGCACGTGCTGGCCGCGCTGGGTGAGCAGGAGCGGCCGCTGTCGCAGGTCGTCGGGGCCTACGCGCGCTACCACGCCTCCGGCGAGGTCAACAGCGAGGTGTCCGACCAGGCGGAGGCGCTGCGGCGGGTGCGGGAGGCGTTCGCCGGGCGCGGGGAGTTCGACGAGCTCGACGGGCTGACCGTGAGCGGGCCCGACTGGTGGTTCAATCTGCGGCCGTCCAACACCGAGCCGCTGCTCAGGCTGAACGCCGAGGCGGCCGACGAGAGCAAGATGACGGCGATCAGGGACGAAGTCCTCGCCATTGTGGGAAAGGTGTCAGAGTGA
- a CDS encoding VOC family protein produces MGEQANTAITGIRTVGVPVTDQDRAVAFYVDVLGLDKRLDAPVEQLGGRWIEVAPAGAATTIALVPAGSDAEAGVRTGIRLTVADAARLHKELAERGVQVDELLQWPGVPPMFSLRDPDGNGLEVVEE; encoded by the coding sequence ATGGGCGAGCAAGCCAACACCGCGATCACCGGCATCAGGACGGTCGGCGTCCCGGTCACCGACCAGGACCGCGCCGTCGCCTTCTATGTGGACGTGCTGGGCCTGGACAAGCGCCTGGACGCCCCGGTCGAGCAGCTCGGCGGGCGGTGGATCGAGGTGGCGCCGGCGGGGGCCGCGACCACGATCGCCCTCGTCCCGGCCGGCTCGGACGCGGAGGCCGGGGTGCGGACGGGCATCCGCCTGACCGTCGCGGACGCGGCGAGGCTGCACAAGGAGCTGGCGGAGCGCGGGGTGCAGGTGGACGAGCTGCTGCAGTGGCCGGGGGTGCCGCCGATGTTCAGCCTGCGGGACCCGGACGGCAACGGGCTGGAGGTCGTCGAGGAGTAG
- the ahcY gene encoding adenosylhomocysteinase, producing the protein MDFKVADLSLADFGRKEIRLAEHEMPGLMAVRKEYAASQPLRGAKIMGSLHMTIQTAVLIETLVALGAEVRWVSCNIFSTQDHAAAAVVVGPNGTVDDPQGVPVFAWKGETLEEYWWCTEQALTWPDGDAPNMILDDGGDATLLVHKGAEYEKAGAVPAATADDPEEWHVIIDLLTRTVGADKRWTKIAESIKGVTEETTTGVHRLYEMHKNGQLLFPAINVNDSVTKSKFDNKYGCRHSVIDGLNRATDVLIGGKVAVVCGYGDVGKGCADALRGQGARVIVTEIDPICALQAAMDGFQVTTLDEVVGIADIFVTCTGNFNIITAEHMAKMKHQAIVSNIGHFDNEIDMAGLAKLPGIVKNNIKPQVDEWVFADGHSIIVLAEGRLMNLGCATGHPSFVMSNSFTNQVIAQIELFTKTSEYPIGVYTLPKHLDEKVARLHLDALGVKLTELTKEQAAYIGVHVEGPYKSDHYRY; encoded by the coding sequence ATGGACTTCAAGGTCGCAGACCTTTCACTTGCCGACTTCGGCCGTAAGGAGATCCGGCTCGCCGAGCACGAGATGCCCGGCCTCATGGCGGTTCGCAAGGAATACGCGGCCTCCCAGCCCCTTCGCGGCGCGAAGATCATGGGCTCCCTGCACATGACGATCCAGACGGCCGTCCTCATCGAGACGCTCGTCGCCCTCGGCGCCGAGGTGCGCTGGGTGAGCTGCAACATCTTCTCCACGCAGGACCACGCCGCCGCCGCGGTGGTCGTCGGCCCCAACGGCACGGTGGACGACCCGCAGGGCGTGCCGGTGTTCGCCTGGAAGGGCGAGACCCTGGAGGAGTACTGGTGGTGCACCGAGCAGGCGCTCACCTGGCCTGACGGCGACGCCCCCAACATGATCCTGGACGACGGCGGCGACGCCACCCTCCTGGTGCACAAGGGCGCCGAGTACGAGAAGGCCGGCGCCGTCCCCGCGGCCACCGCCGACGACCCGGAGGAGTGGCACGTCATCATCGACCTGCTCACCCGCACGGTCGGCGCAGACAAGCGGTGGACGAAGATCGCCGAGAGCATCAAGGGCGTCACCGAGGAGACCACCACCGGCGTGCACCGTCTCTACGAGATGCACAAGAACGGCCAGCTCCTCTTCCCGGCGATCAACGTCAACGACTCGGTCACCAAGTCGAAGTTCGACAACAAGTACGGCTGCCGCCACTCCGTCATCGACGGCCTCAACCGCGCCACCGACGTGCTGATCGGCGGCAAGGTGGCCGTGGTCTGCGGCTACGGCGACGTCGGCAAGGGCTGCGCCGACGCGCTGCGCGGCCAGGGCGCCCGCGTCATCGTCACCGAGATCGACCCGATCTGCGCGCTCCAGGCGGCCATGGACGGCTTCCAGGTCACGACGCTGGACGAGGTCGTCGGCATCGCCGACATCTTCGTCACCTGCACGGGCAACTTCAACATCATCACCGCCGAGCACATGGCGAAGATGAAGCACCAGGCGATCGTGTCCAACATCGGCCACTTCGACAACGAGATCGACATGGCGGGCCTGGCCAAGCTGCCCGGCATCGTCAAGAACAACATCAAGCCGCAGGTCGACGAGTGGGTCTTCGCCGACGGACACTCGATCATCGTCCTCGCCGAGGGCCGGCTGATGAACCTGGGCTGCGCGACCGGGCACCCCAGCTTCGTCATGTCCAACTCGTTCACCAACCAGGTGATCGCGCAGATCGAGCTGTTCACCAAGACCTCCGAGTACCCGATCGGGGTCTACACGCTGCCCAAGCACCTGGACGAGAAGGTCGCCCGCCTGCACCTCGACGCCCTGGGCGTGAAGCTCACGGAGCTGACCAAGGAGCAGGCCGCCTACATCGGCGTGCACGTGGAGGGCCCCTACAAGTCCGACCACTACCGGTACTGA
- a CDS encoding MerR family transcriptional regulator: MRITEAAKRLGMSPRMLRYREALGLLPPVREQGAHRRFGPEELAAVAQGVELEKRFDVSPAELAFALRVLSEPAVASAVRDLGIRIGRIQVPRRALDFEKEKALRLLRPSNGAR, encoded by the coding sequence ATGCGCATCACGGAAGCGGCCAAGCGGCTCGGCATGTCCCCACGGATGCTTCGTTACCGGGAGGCTCTCGGCCTGCTGCCACCGGTGCGCGAGCAGGGGGCGCACCGGCGGTTCGGGCCCGAGGAGCTGGCCGCCGTGGCTCAGGGGGTGGAGCTGGAGAAACGGTTCGACGTGTCGCCGGCGGAGCTGGCGTTCGCGTTGCGGGTGCTCAGCGAGCCCGCGGTGGCCTCCGCCGTGCGGGACCTGGGGATTCGCATCGGGCGCATCCAGGTGCCGCGCCGCGCCCTGGACTTCGAGAAGGAGAAGGCCCTGCGCCTCCTGCGCCCGTCCAACGGCGCCCGCTGA
- a CDS encoding SIS domain-containing protein: MTWEPERLDDQRHLGEGDPGGMLPAVAASAAHVRTGYRSAVEARVDRLADGGRPRAIVVAGMGASGVAGDILAAVVGNGAPLPIVTLRSYQLPGWVGATDLVVAVSGSGETEETLAVATQAVRRGCTLLGVGAPGSPLEAIATQASAVYVPVPVTGQSRANLWLLAMPPIVAAAALRLVSVDADLVERVARLLEDLAHRCRPSSESFINPGKSLAMDLAESVPVIWGSSQVAAVAAYRLGCQLGANAKYPAIHGELPEAGHHQVAALDGPMAERDIFADTASRTLRLVILRDAEEHPQVTRRREASLRLARERDVPVTELAAEGVHPLERLASLIGIGDFASTYLALGYDIDPTPVSAITEVKARISP, encoded by the coding sequence GTGACCTGGGAGCCGGAGCGGCTTGACGACCAGCGTCACCTCGGTGAGGGCGATCCTGGCGGCATGCTCCCGGCCGTCGCGGCCTCCGCGGCGCACGTACGCACCGGTTACCGCAGCGCCGTCGAGGCCCGCGTCGACCGCCTGGCCGACGGCGGGCGCCCGCGCGCCATCGTGGTCGCGGGCATGGGCGCCTCCGGTGTCGCCGGTGACATCCTGGCGGCGGTCGTCGGCAACGGCGCGCCGCTGCCGATCGTGACCCTGCGCTCCTACCAGCTCCCCGGCTGGGTGGGCGCCACGGACCTGGTCGTCGCCGTCTCAGGCTCGGGCGAGACCGAGGAGACGCTGGCCGTCGCCACGCAGGCGGTGCGGCGCGGCTGCACGCTGCTCGGCGTCGGCGCCCCCGGCTCGCCGCTGGAGGCCATCGCCACACAGGCTTCGGCCGTCTACGTGCCGGTGCCGGTCACCGGCCAGTCCAGGGCCAACCTGTGGTTGCTGGCCATGCCGCCGATCGTGGCGGCGGCGGCGCTGCGGCTGGTGTCGGTGGACGCCGACCTGGTCGAGCGGGTGGCCAGGCTGCTGGAGGACCTGGCGCACCGGTGCCGGCCGTCGAGCGAGTCGTTCATCAATCCGGGCAAATCGCTCGCGATGGACCTGGCCGAGAGTGTGCCGGTGATCTGGGGGTCGTCGCAGGTGGCGGCCGTGGCGGCGTACCGGCTGGGGTGCCAGCTCGGTGCGAACGCGAAGTATCCCGCGATCCACGGCGAGCTGCCCGAGGCCGGCCACCATCAGGTGGCGGCCCTCGACGGGCCGATGGCCGAGCGCGACATCTTCGCCGACACGGCGAGCCGCACGCTGCGGCTCGTGATCCTGCGCGACGCCGAGGAGCACCCGCAGGTGACGCGGCGGCGCGAGGCGTCGCTGCGGCTGGCGCGCGAGCGCGACGTGCCAGTCACCGAGCTGGCGGCCGAGGGTGTGCATCCGCTGGAGCGGCTGGCGAGTCTCATCGGGATCGGCGACTTCGCGAGCACGTATCTGGCGTTGGGTTATGACATCGATCCGACCCCTGTGTCAGCGATCACTGAGGTAAAGGCAAGAATTTCCCCATAG
- a CDS encoding helix-turn-helix transcriptional regulator has product MLETSARLLRLLSLLQTPRDWPGAELAERLGVSPRTVRRDIDRLRELGYTVHATAGAPGYRLGAGAGLPPLLLDDDEAVAVAIGLGTAAVSGVTGIEETSLRALTKLERVLPSRLRHRVGNLRSVTVPLAGSTAAAVEPGVLTAIAAAVRGRESLRFGYRAHDGTEDTRTAEPYRLVNAGRRWYLVAWDTGRAGWRTFRVDRLRLHTPNGPRFTPRRPPDDDLVRYVSERISVTPYRYRGRFTVRAPADVVAARMPPTMALVEPAGDGACVLSTGSNSLDELAMWVAQLGVPFEVHEPPELVGHLRDLGARLTDAVRDHPPA; this is encoded by the coding sequence ATGTTGGAGACCTCGGCGCGCCTGCTGCGGCTGCTGTCGCTGTTGCAGACCCCCCGCGACTGGCCGGGCGCCGAGCTGGCCGAACGGCTCGGCGTCTCGCCCCGCACGGTCCGCCGCGACATCGACCGGCTGCGCGAGCTGGGCTACACCGTGCACGCCACCGCGGGCGCGCCCGGCTACCGCCTCGGCGCGGGTGCCGGGCTGCCGCCGCTGCTGCTCGACGACGACGAGGCCGTCGCGGTCGCCATCGGGCTCGGCACCGCCGCCGTCTCCGGCGTGACGGGCATCGAGGAGACCTCGCTGCGCGCCCTCACCAAGCTCGAACGGGTGCTGCCGTCCCGGCTCCGGCACCGCGTCGGCAACCTGCGCTCGGTCACGGTCCCGCTGGCCGGGTCCACGGCGGCGGCCGTGGAGCCCGGCGTGCTCACCGCGATCGCCGCAGCCGTGCGCGGCCGGGAGAGCCTGCGCTTCGGCTACCGGGCCCACGACGGCACCGAGGACACCCGCACCGCCGAGCCGTACCGGCTGGTCAACGCGGGCCGCCGCTGGTATCTGGTGGCCTGGGACACCGGCCGGGCCGGCTGGCGCACGTTCCGCGTCGACCGGCTGCGCCTGCACACGCCCAACGGGCCCCGCTTCACGCCCCGCCGGCCACCCGACGACGACCTCGTCCGCTACGTCTCCGAACGGATCTCCGTCACCCCCTACCGCTACCGCGGCCGGTTCACGGTGCGGGCGCCCGCCGACGTGGTGGCCGCCCGGATGCCGCCGACGATGGCGCTGGTCGAGCCCGCCGGCGACGGCGCCTGCGTGCTCAGCACCGGGTCGAACTCCCTGGACGAGCTGGCCATGTGGGTCGCGCAGCTCGGCGTGCCGTTCGAGGTGCACGAGCCGCCCGAGCTGGTCGGGCACCTGCGCGACCTCGGCGCCCGCCTCACCGACGCGGTCAGGGACCATCCGCCGGCCTGA
- a CDS encoding cation diffusion facilitator family transporter, which translates to MTANLAIAVAKFVAAAFTGSSSMLAEGIHSVADSGNQVLLLVGGKRAARASTKEHPFGYGRERYFYAFVVAVVLFTIGAVFSIYEGVHKIQEGHPVEQPIWAFGVLIFAIIAETFSFRTAIKESNAVRGNQSWWAFIRRSKSPELPVILLEDLGALLGLIFALFGVTMAVITGDGVWDGIGTLMIGVLLAVIAVVLAIETKSLLVGEGAAPEAEARIRAALESAPEVSRVIHMRTLHLGPEELLVAAKIAVEHNDTAAEVAHGIDEAERRIREAEPIARVIYLEPDLDRLRSTSASS; encoded by the coding sequence TTGACCGCGAACTTGGCAATTGCCGTGGCGAAATTCGTGGCCGCGGCTTTCACCGGGTCCTCCTCGATGCTGGCGGAAGGCATTCACTCGGTCGCCGACTCGGGCAACCAGGTGCTGCTGCTGGTGGGCGGCAAGCGGGCGGCCCGCGCCAGCACCAAGGAGCACCCGTTCGGATACGGCCGCGAGCGTTATTTCTACGCCTTCGTGGTGGCCGTGGTGCTGTTCACGATCGGCGCCGTGTTCTCGATCTACGAGGGCGTGCACAAGATCCAGGAAGGGCATCCGGTCGAGCAGCCCATCTGGGCGTTCGGGGTGCTGATCTTCGCGATCATCGCCGAGACGTTCTCGTTCCGTACGGCGATCAAGGAGTCGAACGCGGTCCGGGGCAACCAGTCGTGGTGGGCGTTCATCCGGCGCTCGAAGTCGCCCGAGCTGCCCGTCATCCTGCTGGAGGACCTGGGCGCGCTGCTCGGCCTGATCTTCGCGCTGTTCGGCGTGACCATGGCGGTCATCACCGGCGACGGCGTCTGGGACGGCATCGGCACCCTGATGATCGGTGTGCTGCTGGCGGTGATCGCGGTCGTGCTGGCCATCGAGACCAAGTCGCTGCTCGTCGGCGAGGGTGCCGCGCCCGAGGCGGAGGCGCGGATCCGGGCCGCGCTCGAAAGTGCCCCTGAGGTGTCGCGCGTCATCCACATGCGCACGCTGCACCTGGGGCCGGAGGAACTGCTGGTGGCCGCGAAGATCGCGGTGGAGCACAACGACACGGCGGCCGAGGTGGCGCACGGCATCGACGAGGCCGAGCGGCGGATCAGGGAGGCCGAGCCGATCGCCCGGGTGATCTACCTGGAGCCGGACCTCGACCGCCTCAGGAGCACCTCGGCCTCCAGCTGA
- a CDS encoding metallopeptidase family protein — protein MAKSRSERFDDLVLDAVDRLRPRWERQLSAVEFAVEDVPPLSELGDGPRLNSDPIPFGRADAATGQTPASVVVYRRPLEARARDRDTLGAMVHDTVVEQVATLLGLAPETVDPGYDDRR, from the coding sequence ATGGCCAAGTCCCGCAGCGAGCGCTTCGACGACCTGGTGCTCGACGCGGTCGATCGCCTCAGGCCCCGCTGGGAGCGGCAGTTGTCGGCGGTGGAGTTCGCGGTGGAGGACGTCCCGCCGCTGAGCGAGCTGGGAGACGGCCCCCGGCTCAACTCCGACCCGATCCCCTTCGGCCGCGCCGACGCGGCCACCGGCCAGACGCCCGCCTCCGTCGTGGTGTACCGCCGGCCACTGGAGGCCAGGGCCAGAGACAGGGACACGCTGGGAGCGATGGTCCACGACACGGTGGTGGAGCAGGTGGCCACGCTCCTGGGCCTGGCCCCCGAGACCGTCGACCCGGGCTACGACGACCGCCGCTGA